One genomic region from Bubalus bubalis isolate 160015118507 breed Murrah chromosome 12, NDDB_SH_1, whole genome shotgun sequence encodes:
- the LYG2 gene encoding lysozyme g-like protein 2: MLSFALFGGLFVLIGTSRGSHSFTHTMSPRLHFRLYHGCYGDVMIMETPGIPCDNTRMIACGIRGSEMFAEMDLKALQSYQILIKEIGLRHCVDPALIAAIISRESHGGTILLDGWDHTGLKFGLMQLDKKIHHPVGTWDGKEHLLQAVGILTDSIKAIQKKFPSWSVAQHLKGGLSAFKSGTEAIATSADIQADYVNDVLARAKFYKKHGF, encoded by the exons GCACTTCTAGGGGCTCACACTCCTTCACTCACACAATGAGTCCTCGCCTGCACTTCCGCCTGTACCATGGCTGCTACGGAGACGTCATGATCATGGAGACCCCTGGTATCCCCTGTGATAACACCAGGATGATTGCCTGTG GCATCCGTGGTTCTGAGATGTTTGCTGAGATGGATTTGAAGGCCTTACAGTCTTACCAAATTCTGATCAAAGAAATTGGACTGCGGCACTGCGTGGACCCTGCTCTCATTGCAGCCATCATCTCTCGAGAAAGCCACGGTGGAACCATCCTGCTGGATGGCTGGGACCACACAGGACTTAAATTTGGCCTGATGCAG CTTGATAAAAAAATTCATCATCCTGTTGGTACCTGGGATGGCAAAGAACACCTTTTGCAGGCTGTTGGGATTCTCACAGACAGTATTAAGGCAATCCAGAAAAAATTCCCCAGCTGGAGTGTGGCTCAACACCTCAAAG GTGGTCTCTCAGCCTTCAAGTCAGGAACTGAAGCCATTGCCACCTCCGCAGACATACAGGCTGACTATGTCAATGATGTTTTAGCCCGAGCTAAGTTCTATAAGAAGCACGGCTTCTAG